The stretch of DNA CCACAAAGTACGTGTCTGTCGCATCCGTAACCGCTGCTGTAGCTGCCTTTATTTATGCGGTCATCCATACTTTTTATACGCAGGACATTCCGTTTTTAGCGGTTGTGACCGCTCTGGCTTTTTTTGTTGTTTACCGGCACCGGGCAAACATGACACGCCTTCGCAACGGGACAGAGCCTAAAATTCCATTAGGCGGGCGCAAATAAAAAACGGCTTGACTGTTGAGGTCAAGCCGTTTTTTGCAGAAATAATTCAAAAACAGCGAACTATTTTGAGTCCTTCTCTTTCCATGCTACACTATGAAAAAAGAATGGAGTGGTAACAGTGAACATCGATATAACAAATAAAGCCTTAAAATGGTTTAAAGAAGAAATGCAGGCGGCAGAGGGAGATACCGTCCGCTTTTATGTAAGGTACGGCGGCTCAAGCCCTCTTCATGAAGGTTTCTCACTTGGCATGACAAAAGACGAGCCACTTGAACCAGCCGTAACCGTTTCCCATGAAGGTGTGACCTATTTTGTTGAAGAAAAAGATGTCTGGTACTTTGACGGCCATCATTTAAAAGTCACTTATGATGAGAAGCTGCAGGAGCCTGCTTTTGAGTACATAAATGATTC from Domibacillus sp. DTU_2020_1001157_1_SI_ALB_TIR_016 encodes:
- a CDS encoding HesB/YadR/YfhF family protein gives rise to the protein MNIDITNKALKWFKEEMQAAEGDTVRFYVRYGGSSPLHEGFSLGMTKDEPLEPAVTVSHEGVTYFVEEKDVWYFDGHHLKVTYDEKLQEPAFEYINDSAKD